The following proteins are encoded in a genomic region of Hydra vulgaris chromosome 05, alternate assembly HydraT2T_AEP:
- the LOC136071925 gene encoding uncharacterized protein LOC136071925 isoform X1: MSFHEDILLEIFFNCEPKTILKCSLVCKYWNHVSKLQILWMKNVLKSWPSQQWLYGKASVSHLNWMKVYQELFQYLYYTPDQMKYFVTCNTFENELISPILRKAMFEQVEYISQKWLQTSSFDQDDKSQVFDKNMELYFNIKELRWVFLDKRRGYMSDLFPHKKKDKFYDRICNIRAYQVIPSCLLMYRWLCIFRVFLTAEIGLTFYRIWRFRLKHYKTGLIFELCDWKAGMSSTFAHGSPAVDVYREDCLELLQLLTHPHFIMHPLGLNSKTESLYNSMIRASAGGCMRNASKCQKRKILKQKETYSPTKKKSPLISPTTNTPFMVGSSLDSSCFVDLSDRLEKWRVKRKQSLLKHSISSLNTDVCLFSKIDSELSSASSDSSLNEIETEEHLKENNAESDIDLYDGGYILNCEYYISSSQHTDSIEEQHNLQATIAEYWALTQKEYLLQIPVVYDIEDDYWYFQPQDAISCIDTSNATNKISTCVKQPETNKCSLQFSENSNEIVLVDAIPSALMLYRLICLFELNCNDYNCLNDTTVWKVSMVHKRSGGIIHFKDYNGYLKIYVSVDQNCELNTLDTIFEISEFRDAVTQLLALLMDEKFCHPYGTIAGSVA, translated from the exons atgagttttcatgaagatattttattagaaattttctttaactgtGAACctaagacaattttaaaatgttctttggTATGTAAATACTGGAACCATGTATCAAAATTGCAAATACTCTGGATGAAGAATGTTCTTAAAAGTTGGCCATCACAGCAGTGGTTATATGGTAAAGCAAGTGTTTCACATTTAAACTGGATGAAAGTTTATCAAGaactatttcaatatttatattatacccCTGATCAAATGAAGTACTTTGTTACAtgcaatacttttgaaaatgaacttatttctcCCATTCTTCGCAAAGCTATGTTTGAGCAAGTGGAGTATATTTCTCAAAAATGGCTTCAG ACTTCGTCTTTTGATCAAGACGACAAATCTCAAGTGTTTGACAAAAATATGGaattatactttaatataaaagaGTTACGCTGGGTTTTTCTTGACAAAAGAAGAGGATATATGTCAGATTTATTTCCCcataaaaaaaaggataaatttTATGATAGAATCTGCAACATACGTGCCTATCAAGTAATTCCAAGTTGTTTGCTGATGTATCGCTGGTTGTGTATTTTCAGGGTTTTTCTTACTGCTGAGATCGGTTTGACATTTTATCGTATATGgag atttagaCTGAAACACTATAAAACGGGGTTAATATTTGAGCTATGTGATTGGAAAGCAGGAATGTCTTCAACATTTGCTCATGGTTCTCCAGCTGTGGATGTATACCGTGAAGATTGTTTAGAGCTTTTGCAATTGCTTACTCATCCACATTTTATAATGCACCCATTAGGGTTGAACTCTAAAACTGAGAGTTTATATAACTCAATGATACGGGCATCAGCAGGTGGTTGTATGAGGAATGCATCTAAATGTCAgaaaaggaaaattttaaaacagaaagaAACATATTcacctacaaaaaaaaaaagccctttAATATCTCCAACAACTAATACTCCTTTTATGGTAGGAAGTTCCCTCGATAGTTCATGCTTTGTTGATTTGTCTGATCGACTTGAAAAATGGAGAGTCAAAAGAAAACAAAGCCTGCTTAAACATTCTATATCCAGCCTCAATACAGATGTATGTTTGTTTTCTAAAATAGATAGTGAGTTGTCAAGTGCTTCTAGTGATAGTAGCCTTAATGAAATTGAAACCGAAGAACACCTGAAAGAAAATAATGCTGAGTCAGATATAGACTTATATGACGGTggttacattttaaattgtgagTACTATATATCAAGTTCACAACATACTGATTCAATAGAAGAGCAGCATAACTTGCAGGCTACTATTGCAGAATATTGGGCATTGACTCAGAAAGAATATTTACTCCAAATACCTGTTGTTTACGATATTGAAGATGATTATTGGTACTTCCAACCACAAGATGCTATTAGTTGTATCGATACTTCAAAtgcaacaaataaaatttccaCTTGTGTGAAGCAACcagaaacaaataaatgttcGTTACAGTTTTCAGAAAATTCCAATGAGATCGTTTTGGTAGATGCTATACCAAGTGCATTAATGCTTTAcag attgatTTGTCTGTTTGAGTTGAACTGCAATGACTATAACTGCTTAAATGACACCACAGTTTGGAAAGTTAGTATGGTGCATAAAAGATCAGGAGGAATTATTCACTTCAAAGATTATAATG gatatttaaaaatatatgtctCCGTTGATCAAAATTGTGAATTAAACACATTAGACACAATATTCGAAATTTCTGAATTTCGTGATGCTGTTACTCAGCTTTTAGCTTTACTCATGGATGAGAAGTTCTGCCATCCTTACGGAACAATTGCAGGCTCTGTAGCATAG
- the LOC136071925 gene encoding uncharacterized protein LOC136071925 isoform X2 yields the protein MSFHEDILLEIFFNCEPKTILKCSLVCKYWNHVSKLQILWMKNVLKSWPSQQWLYGKASVSHLNWMKVYQELFQYLYYTPDQMKYFVTCNTFENELISPILRKAMFEQVEYISQKWLQTSSFDQDDKSQVFDKNMELYFNIKELRWVFLDKRRGYMSDLFPHKKKDKFYDRICNIRAYQVIPSCLLMYRWLCIFRVFLTAEIGLTFYRIWRFRLKHYKTGLIFELCDWKAGMSSTFAHGSPAVDVYREDCLELLQLLTHPHFIMHPLGLNSKTESLYNSMIRASAGGCMRNASKCQKRKILKQKETYSPTKKKSPLISPTTNTPFMVGSSLDSSCFVDLSDRLEKWRVKRKQSLLKHSISSLNTDVCLFSKIDSELSSASSDSSLNEIETEEHLKENNAESDIDLYDGGYILNCEYYISSSQHTDSIEEQHNLQATIAEYWALTQKEYLLQIPVVYDIEDDYWYFQPQDAISCIDTSNATNKISTCVKQPETNKCSLQFSENSNEIVLVDAIPSALMLYR from the exons atgagttttcatgaagatattttattagaaattttctttaactgtGAACctaagacaattttaaaatgttctttggTATGTAAATACTGGAACCATGTATCAAAATTGCAAATACTCTGGATGAAGAATGTTCTTAAAAGTTGGCCATCACAGCAGTGGTTATATGGTAAAGCAAGTGTTTCACATTTAAACTGGATGAAAGTTTATCAAGaactatttcaatatttatattatacccCTGATCAAATGAAGTACTTTGTTACAtgcaatacttttgaaaatgaacttatttctcCCATTCTTCGCAAAGCTATGTTTGAGCAAGTGGAGTATATTTCTCAAAAATGGCTTCAG ACTTCGTCTTTTGATCAAGACGACAAATCTCAAGTGTTTGACAAAAATATGGaattatactttaatataaaagaGTTACGCTGGGTTTTTCTTGACAAAAGAAGAGGATATATGTCAGATTTATTTCCCcataaaaaaaaggataaatttTATGATAGAATCTGCAACATACGTGCCTATCAAGTAATTCCAAGTTGTTTGCTGATGTATCGCTGGTTGTGTATTTTCAGGGTTTTTCTTACTGCTGAGATCGGTTTGACATTTTATCGTATATGgag atttagaCTGAAACACTATAAAACGGGGTTAATATTTGAGCTATGTGATTGGAAAGCAGGAATGTCTTCAACATTTGCTCATGGTTCTCCAGCTGTGGATGTATACCGTGAAGATTGTTTAGAGCTTTTGCAATTGCTTACTCATCCACATTTTATAATGCACCCATTAGGGTTGAACTCTAAAACTGAGAGTTTATATAACTCAATGATACGGGCATCAGCAGGTGGTTGTATGAGGAATGCATCTAAATGTCAgaaaaggaaaattttaaaacagaaagaAACATATTcacctacaaaaaaaaaaagccctttAATATCTCCAACAACTAATACTCCTTTTATGGTAGGAAGTTCCCTCGATAGTTCATGCTTTGTTGATTTGTCTGATCGACTTGAAAAATGGAGAGTCAAAAGAAAACAAAGCCTGCTTAAACATTCTATATCCAGCCTCAATACAGATGTATGTTTGTTTTCTAAAATAGATAGTGAGTTGTCAAGTGCTTCTAGTGATAGTAGCCTTAATGAAATTGAAACCGAAGAACACCTGAAAGAAAATAATGCTGAGTCAGATATAGACTTATATGACGGTggttacattttaaattgtgagTACTATATATCAAGTTCACAACATACTGATTCAATAGAAGAGCAGCATAACTTGCAGGCTACTATTGCAGAATATTGGGCATTGACTCAGAAAGAATATTTACTCCAAATACCTGTTGTTTACGATATTGAAGATGATTATTGGTACTTCCAACCACAAGATGCTATTAGTTGTATCGATACTTCAAAtgcaacaaataaaatttccaCTTGTGTGAAGCAACcagaaacaaataaatgttcGTTACAGTTTTCAGAAAATTCCAATGAGATCGTTTTGGTAGATGCTATACCAAGTGCATTAATGCTTTAcag GTGA
- the LOC136080297 gene encoding uncharacterized protein LOC136080297 translates to MFMIRFNLNFISDRIQFKLELEGVPPCNIWNYDETSLRDDPGNKKVVMKRGTKYPERIMNSSKACFSVMFCGNGVGEIPPPYTVFKSTHLYDLWIKHGPKNSRFNRTQSGWFDKVTFEDWFFRTLLPCIKKQTGKKALIGDNLSSHLSHKVIHSCEKHNIRFICLLPNSTHLLQPFDVAFFAPLKKAWRSILLGWKLTSRGKKFATLPK, encoded by the exons ATGTTTATGATAAGGTTTAACCTAAACTTTATTTCTGATAG aattcaatttaaacttGAGCTTGAAGGAGTTCCACCTTGTAATATTTGGAATTATGATGAAACAAGTTTGCGTGATGATcctggaaataaaaaagttgttatgaaACGTGGAACTAAGTACCCTGAGAGAATAATGAATAGCAGTAAAGCTTGTTTCTCTGTAATGTTTTGTGGAAATGGTGTTGGAGAAATTCCTCCACCATACACAGTTTTTAAAAGCACACATTTATACGATTTATGGATAAAACATGGTCCAAAAAATTCTCGCTTCAATAGAACCCAATCTGGCTGGTTTGATAAAGTTACTTTTGAGGATTGGTTTTTTCGAACATTATTGCCATGCATTAAGAAACAAACTGGGAAAAAAGCATTAATAGGTGACAATCTCTCCTCCCATTTAAGTCATAAAGTTATTCATTCTTGTGAAAAACATAACATTAGATTCATATGCCTTCTGCCCAATTCAACCCATTTACTTCAACCTTTTGATGTTGCATTCTTTGCACCATTAAAAAAAGCCTGGAGAAGTATACTTCTGGGTTGGAAACTTACTTCTCGTGGTAAAAAATTTGCAACGTTACCAAAATAA